One Pseudoalteromonas rubra genomic window, TAGTCTTCACGGCGGAAGGTGTTCGGATGGCCATTGGCACTGCAATTATCACGAATTGCATCCAATTTAGCACGACGCTCAGCAATGAGTTTATTCTCGTCTTGGATTTGCTCTGTCATTTTTTAGCTCTTAGTTTAGCTTGTTGATTATAGGCCTGATTTCAGGCTGGCTTCGATAAATTTGTCTAGATCACCGTCCAATACCGCCTGGGTATTACGGTTCTCAACACCGGTGCGCAGGTCTTTAATACGCGAGTCGTCCAGTACGTAAGAACGGATCTGGCTGCCCCAACCGATGTCAGATTTGGCATCTTCCTGAGCCTGCTTTTCAGCATTTTGCTTTTGCAGCTCAAGTTCAAACAGTTTTGCTTTTAACTGTTTCATTGCCTGATCTTTGTTTTTGTGCTGTGAACGGTCGTTCTGACACTGCACCACAGTGTTCGTTGGCAAGTGCGTAATACGTACCGCAGACTCTGTCCGGTTAACGTGCTGACCACCCGCGCCCGAAGCACGATATACGTCGATACGTAAATCTGCCGGGTTGATGTCAATCTCAATGTTGTCATCAATTTCCGGATACACGAATGCCGAGGCGAACGAGGTGTGACGACGACCACCTGAGTCAAATGGACTCTTGCGGACCAGACGATGTACACCAGTTTCTGTGCGCAGCCAGCCATAAGCATACTCGCCGCTTACACGCAGCGTAGCCCCTTTGATACCTGCCACATCACCATCGGTTGCTTCAACGATTTCGGTTTTAAAGCCTTTCGCTTCTGCCCAGCGCAGATACATACGCAACAACATGTTGCACCAGTCCTGAGCCTCTGTACCACCGGAACCGGCTTGCAGATCGAGATAGGCATCGTTGCTGTCTTGTGCGCCAGAGAACATACGGCGGAACTCCAGCTTTTCGAGCTGGGCATTCAGGCCTTGCACTTCTTGCTCAGCTTCCGCAAAGGTCTCTTCGTCTTCGGCTTCTACAGCCAGCTCAACCAGACCTTCTGCATCATCTGCACCGCTCACCAGGTTGTCTATGGTTTCAACGATAGTTTCCAGACTGGATTTTTCGCGACCCAATGCCTGTGCCTTCTCAGGCTCATTCCAGACTGCCGGATCTTCCAGTTCCGCATTAACTTCTTCTAACCGCTCTTGTTTCAGAGCATAGTCAAAGATACCCCCGAAGAAGCTCAGTACGCTCGCGAATTTCCTTGATTTGATTAATCACAGGATTCACTTCAAACATTCACATTACTCCAATTTACGTGATGGTGACGCAACCAATGACCCACCTAAAGTGGCCACCGGACTGAAAATTTTGCGACCACTGTGTCTCAACACATTATACAAGCGGTCTAAACGGCCAATACTAACAAATAATGGGCTCAGATATCAGCCCTTGAAGAGAACATTTTATACCTTTCTCGCAAATGTTAGCAGGCACGGATCTCCCGAACTATCAACTGCAAGGTAAACTTACCTCTAAACTCATTGATATCCAGCTGATATGCTAACTCTGCCATCTGTGCCGAGGTGTTTGGCCAGGCCCGAACATCTATGTTAAACGCAATGGCATCAACCAATTTACCACTGGGGTGTTTAAGCACCAGCTTGAGATGTTTCTCTCCGACAATGCGTTGTTGCACTAGCTCGAACACGCCGCTGAATACCGGCTCAGGAAAATGCTGACCCCAGGGCCCTGCCTGTTGCAGCAACATGGCAAAATCCATGTTAAAGCACTCGGCGGGCAAGGCTCCATCGGTCAGCAACACAGATTGCTTGTGCTCTTCACTCAACGTCGCACTGACCAGAGTTTCAAAGGTCCGTTTAAAGTCTGCAAAGTCCGCTTCTTTAATGGTTAACCCTGCTGCCATAGCATGGCCACCAAATTTCACGATTAAGTCTGGATGGCATGTATTTATCTGCTCCAGCAAATCACGCATATGCAAACCTTCAATCGAACGACAAGACCCTTTAATTTCATCATTGTCACCCTGAGCAAAAATAATTGCCGGGCGATGATATTTCTCTTTCAATCTGCCCGCCAGGATCCCAATTACCCCCTGGTGCCAGTCATCCTGATACAAACAGACCGCATCTGGAATACTCTGCTGTGCTGCAACCAAACGCTCAAGTACCGCCTGAGCTTCTTGCTGCATGCCCTGCTCTATTTCTCGTCGTTCCTGGTTCAGGCTATCCAGTTGCACGGCAATGCGCCGTGCCTGATGCTCTTCTTTAGACAA contains:
- the prfB gene encoding peptide chain release factor 2 (programmed frameshift), whose protein sequence is MFEVNPVINQIKEIRERTELLRGYLDYALKQERLEEVNAELEDPAVWNEPEKAQALGREKSSLETIVETIDNLVSGADDAEGLVELAVEAEDEETFAEAEQEVQGLNAQLEKLEFRRMFSGAQDSNDAYLDLQAGSGGTEAQDWCNMLLRMYLRWAEAKGFKTEIVEATDGDVAGIKGATLRVSGEYAYGWLRTETGVHRLVRKSPFDSGGRRHTSFASAFVYPEIDDNIEIDINPADLRIDVYRASGAGGQHVNRTESAVRITHLPTNTVVQCQNDRSQHKNKDQAMKQLKAKLFELELQKQNAEKQAQEDAKSDIGWGSQIRSYVLDDSRIKDLRTGVENRNTQAVLDGDLDKFIEASLKSGL